A genomic region of Dunckerocampus dactyliophorus isolate RoL2022-P2 chromosome 8, RoL_Ddac_1.1, whole genome shotgun sequence contains the following coding sequences:
- the LOC129186046 gene encoding rootletin-like isoform X1, translated as MSATTSAAEHQESDSNKLESVIQRLEESVLSEEKKLTVRGPSPDAPPTCLPARVREIVTKNLKESPPAAMSSLMSLQEENRVLQGELVKLEDLLAHSRADRDELAIKYGAISERLEQALRFDSGDGDRDSPESRSLAQQNVDLRRRLDEEQAAYKRKLTAYQEGQQRQAQLVQKLQAKVLQYKKRCGDLEQMLQQKSSEFEKPRLSDSSEASNGRHQDESSSNLEDALIRLEEEQQRSSSLSAVNAMLREQLEQAGLANEALSQDIRRLTADWTKAREELEQKESDWRREEESFHSYFSSEHSRLLTLWRQVVGFRRHICELKSATERDLSDMRNDLARTSHSAQVSCTSLCATMHNREGGAALALEREKALRVQLEQQLRERVAEMMSLQSRTDTERSELNIRLSDSVRDAERLKDKIEEKERGLVLLSRRLEEQSSNDGSDMQLMRAHTETLLDTLRDIAQTVLSDAESSSEADQDNAMAPLLAFIHSSSPSAAPRRSSSPSRLTSLSALPEATLSALRLAVTNKTLQLQDARGRLLSAQSSIQQLRKQLAEADSAKREADQCNQTLQRERDAAQRDRETTQRERDRLRQERDTLASEKVSLEKSVQVAQSGKQTLRMDCEKLQLALTSTQREKDHQREEKEAAIQERDRAKAEVQRIQKQWDQSESRASAQRGELSAVRETHQQGEIERQLLEREKTQLSEALTRAESSNAELSLLVNKLQSEDAALRDSLAKMGSMNEALSQDKVDLNSYILQLEEEKALLHAQKREAEQEKLTIRDELVRLEQDRMELDSARITLHQSLQDTELSRVGIEAELQGLRTERLQLQGRVTQLCAEVASLGSELSLARGEGQRNEAALEEVGRGRAELARDKASLLVQLTASERDNSTLSEELAAYRSERESLESSLFEVQQQLAQAESRREQLESDNQKLRVCCDTATADLRRARAEVESALAQADKEKQALTQTLNAAQLEAQQALRKAVCEHQEELEKLVSEKEDLRQSLTASHGGALRKLRQEVEDELHKAQREREDLQSELRTLQHDRDQSLLQAETEKQQALSLKEAEKAVLCDRVSNLQAELSAAALEVERKTRAAALCKEQEEARVGALTSELQELRSQLEDASSLRERELQSLRESLSDFESRADSAVKELDKCRASLAVSAESRDQLRRDILEAERRLNQAQDEAENYRREGTELRRSLSDVSKERDALSLSNSQLRESLRGAETERISVKRQCEEKDQRLTVLQENFSSAQKEVAELRSCLREVERSRLEARRELQELRRQLKVLDGEKEQKGREVAELQTRLSLEEQREEERGKELFTFKQKFTEAETARDTLKRELCLVQKRLTESESGWRLCERELTAQLQEARGCEKKLQDEAKNLALRTQAAQDSAGVYSLQLSEAQGRLAATEAELARAEACKRDLEFRLSGLQSTLTRTLGIGVRGVRGRSPGGSSASPGPMSRHHSISPLRSSLSPPKEFHTSTPDNTLGSRAVSPERGDTPLPLSPPQLELDTDALRSGLKDFLQELRDTHRERDDALCQLGALQREVDQLRVDGDLAQSRLTQLQKTLQEYQEGKRGLDERLTHSQLQLHQQEEAARRGDRDRRALVDRVKELERMLQACEMEKQHIQDQLDKQRAAEVRLEAERRRLREALEVAEARATRVDVGRRSLEGELQRLRLSMGDREAESQASHDRHDTLLKQVADGESRVSLLQREVDRLSQALLKAEENEALLREKTISLNQTLQEVAAAHGNTQSRLTSLQNTLSMTEQEKQHLQERIDESQASLTEARRSMAALNEHMHDLQSELHHSELQREELATEVTKTQEALRQRTATLAEAQHGAQTSQMERAAVEERLRALQRAVALLETEKKDAERQAVRLEKDKNALRNTLDKVERQKLKSEEGSMRLSAERKRLDRSLNTAEQELQEAQQQILMLQTQMADMEQSHSVCESFARQRDDAQQEAERLRASFRDLERTLGSRERTHRQRVKGLEEQVSTLKEQLQQEMKRRQPSLSSSFLSTAS; from the exons ATGTCTGCGACAACCAGTGCCGCTGAACACCAGGAAAGCGACTCCAACAAACTGGAGTCTGTGATACAG AGACTGGAGGAGAGTGTTTTATCTGAGGAGAAGAAGCTGACCGTGCGGGGACCCTCGCCGGATGCTCCCCCTACGTGTCTACCAGCAAGAGTTCGGGAGATTGTCACAAAGAACCTCAAGGAAAGCC CTCCGGCGGCAATGTCCTCGCTCATGTCCCTCCAGGAGGAGAACCGGGTTCTGCAGGGAGAGTTGGTCAAGCTGGAAGACCTGCTGGCCCACAGCAGAGCGGACCGGGATGAGCTGGCCATCAAGTACGGTGCAATCAGCGAGAGG TTGGAGCAGGCCCTACGGTTCGACTCGGGAGACGGCGACCGTGATTCACCAGAATCTCGCAGCCTGGCTCAGCAGAACGTGGATCTCCGCAGGCGGCTGGATGAGGAGCAGGCGGCCTACAAGAGAAAGCTCACTGCCTATCAGGAGGGCCAGCAGAGGCAGGCGCAGCTAGTGCAGAAGTTGCAGGCTAAG GTGCTGCAGTATAAGAAGCGGTGTGGAGATCTGGAGCAGATGCTGCAGCAGAAGTCGTCAGAGTTTGAGAAACCCAGGCTGAGT GATTCCAGTGAAGCATCTAATGGTCGCCATCAAGACGAATCGAGCAGCAACCTGGAGGACGCTTTAATCCGTCTAGAAGAAGAGCAACAGAG GAGTAGCAGTTTGTCTGCGGTGAACGCCATGCTGAGGGAGCAGCTGGAGCAGGCCGGTTTGGCCAACGAGGCTCTCAGCCAGGACATCCGCAGGCTCACTGCTGACTGGACCAAAGCCCGAGAAGAGCTGGAGCAGAAGGAGTCGGActggaggagagaggaagag TCTTTCCATAGCTACTTTAGCAGTGAGCACAGCCGCCTGCTCACTCTGTGGCGACAAGTGGTCGGCTTCCGTCGGCACATCTGTGAGCTGAAGAGTGCCACTGAAAG AGACTTGTCAGACATGCGTAACGACCTGGCCCGAACGTCACACTCCGCTCAGGTGTCGTGCACATCTCTGTGCGCGACAATGCACAATCGAGAGGGCGGAGCGGCGCTGGCCCTGGAGCGCGAGAAGGCTCTGCGGGTCCAACTGGAGCAGCAACTTAGAGAACGGGTGGCCGAGATGATGAGCCTTCAGTCCAGAACTGACACCGAGAGAAGCGAGCTCAACATCAG GCTGTCTGACTCAGTGCGGGATGCAGAAAGGCTGAAGGACAAAATTGAGGAGAAAGAGCGAGGACTTGTGCTCCTGTCCAGGAGACTGGAG GAGCAGAGCAGCAATGACGGGAGTGACATGCAGCTGATGAGAGCTCACACTGAGACGCTATTGGACACACTGCGGGACATAGCGCAG acgGTACTGTCAGATGCAGAGTCGTCGTCGGAGGCAGACCAGGACAACGCTATGGCTCCGCTGCTGGCCTTCATCCACAGCTCGTCCCCTAGCGCTGCTCCTCGGAGGTCATCCTCCCCCTCGAGGCTCACCTCACTGTCTGCTCTCCCGGAGGCAACCCTGTCAGCGCTACGCTTGGCAGTCACAAACAAGACGCTCCAGCTGCAG GATGCTCGGGGGCGTTTGCTGTCTGCTCAGTCCTCCATACAGCAGTTACGAAAGCAGCTCGCTGAGGCCGATTCAGCCAAAAGGGAAGCGGACCAATGCAATCAGACACTACAGAGAGAGCGGGATGCCGCCCAGAGGGACAGGGAGACCACGCAGCGAGAAAGGGATCGCCTGCGGCAGGAGAGAGACACGCTGGCCAG TGAGAAAGTGAGCCTGGAGAAGAGCGTGCAGGTAGCACAGAGCGGAAAGCAGACTCTTCGGATGGACTGTGAGAAGCTGCAGCTGGCTCTGACGTCCACGCAGAGGGAGAAGGACCACCAGAGGGAGGAGAAGGAGGCCGCCATCCAGGAGAGGGACCGGGCCAAGGCCGAAGTTCAGAGGAT TCAGAAACAGTGGGACCAGAGCGAGAGCCGAGCCTCAGCCCAGCGTGGCGAGCTGTCTGCAGTGAGAGAGACTCACCAGCAGGGGGAGATTGAGAGGCAGCTGCTGGAGAGGGAGAAAACCCAACTTTCTGAAGCACTCACTCGG GCTGAGAGCAGTAATGCAGAACTCTCTCTACTGGTCAATAAACTCCAGTCTGAGGATGCCGCTCTCAGGGACTCTTTAGCCAAAATGGGTAGCATGAATGAGGCGCTGTCCCAAGACAAGGTCGACCTTAACAGCTACATCCTGCAG ctggaggaggagaaggccCTCCTGCACGCTCAGAAACGCGAGGCTGAGCAGGAGAAGCTGACCATCAGGGATGAGCTGGTGCGCTTGGAGCAGGACCGGATGGAGCTGGACTCTGCCCGTATCACGCTGCACCAGTCCCTGCAGGACACGGAGCTGAGCCGCGTGGGGATAGAGGCGGAGCTGCAAGGTCTCAGAACAGAGAGGCTGCAGCTGCAAGGGCGAGTCACGCAG CTGTGTGCTGAGGTGGCCTCCCTGGGTTCCGAGTTAAGCCTCGCCAGAGGAGAGGGCCAACGCAACGAAGCGGCCTTGGAGGAGGTCGGCCGCGGACGGGCGGAACTGGCCCGAGACAAAGCATCACTTCTCGTCCAGCTGACGGCATCCGAGAGAGACAACAGCACGCTGTCGGAGGAATTGGCTGCTTACAG GTCTGAACGCGAGTCTCTGGAGAGCAGCCTGTTTGAGGTGCAGCAGCAACTCGCTCAGGCGGAGTCTCGCAGGGAGCAGCTGGAATCAGACAACCAAAAACTGAGAGTGTGCTGTGACACGGCAACAG CTGATCTGCGGCGTGCTCGCGCTGAGGTGGAGAGCGCGTTGGCCCAGGCTGATAAGGAGAAACAAGCTCTGACTCAGACCCTGAATGCAGCACAGTTGGAGGCCCAGCAGGCTTTGCGCAAGGCCGTCTGTGAACATCAAGAGGAGTTGGAGAAGCTTGTCTCGGAAAAG GAGGACCTGCGGCAGAGTCTCACAGCATCCCATGGCGGTGCTCTGCGGAAACTGAGGCAGGAGGTCGAGGATGAGCTGCACAAAGCACAGAGAGAGAGGGAAGACCTACAGAGTGAACTGAGGACGCTGCAGCATGACCGAGATCAGAGTCTGCTGCAGGCCGAAACGGAGAAGCAACAG GCTCTGTCCCTGAAGGAGGCGGAGAAAGCGGTGCTGTGCGACAGAGTGTCCAATCTGCAGGCTGAGCTGTCAGCTGCAGCCCTCGAGGTTGAGCGCAAAACCAGAGCGGCGGCTCTTTGCAAAGAGCAGGAGGAG GCCAGAGTTGGAGCTCTCACCAGCGAGCTGCAGGAGCTTCGCTCTCAGCTTGAGGATGCTTCCTCTCTTCGTGAAAGGGAGCTTCAGAGTCTGCGAGAGAGTCTTAGCGACTTTGAGTCACGTGCTGACAGTGCCGTAAAAGAG ctggacaagtgcagagctTCTCTTGCCGTCAGCGCGGAGAGCCGAGATCAGCTCAGGCGAGACATCCTGGAGGCCGAGCGCCGTCTCAACCAAGCTCAGGACGAGGCGGAAAACTACCGGAGGGAAGGGACGGAACTGCGCCGCAGCCTGAGTGACGTCTCCAAGGAGAGAGACGCCCTCAGCCTGTCCAACTCCCAACTCAGGGAGAGTCTTCGAGGGGCGGAGACTGAGAGAATCAG TGTGAAGCGACAGTGCGAGGAGAAGGACCAGAGGCTGACTGTGCTGCAGGAGAATTTCTCCTCCGCCCAGAAGGAGGTGGCAGAGCTGCGCAGCTGCCTGAGGGAGGTAGAAAGATCACGACTGGAGGCACGACGAGAGCTCCAGGAGCTGCGGAGACAG TTGAAGGTTCTGGATGGAGAGAAGGAGCAGAAAGGGAGGGAGGTCGCAGAGCTGCAGACTCGCTTGTCCCTGGAGGAGCAGAGAGAGGAGGAGCGAGGGAAGGAGCTTTTTACCTTCAAGCAGAAGTTCACCGAAGCTGAGACAGCGCGAGACACACTCAAAAGAGAG CTCTGCCTCGTTCAGAAGCGCCTGACTGAGTCCGAGTCCGGCTGGCGGCTCTGCGAGAGAGAACTGACGGCTCAGCTTCAGGAGGCACGAGGCTGCGAGAAGAAGCTGCAGGACGAAGCCAAGAACTTGGCCCTGCGCACTCAGGCCGCCCAGGACTCGGCTGGCGTGTACAGCCTGCAGCTGAGTGAGGCGCAGGGCCGCCTGGCAGCCACGGAGGCCGAGCTTGCGCGGGCCGAGGCCTGCAAGAGGGATCTGGAGTTTCGTCTGAGCGGCCTCCAGTCGACACTGACCAGGACGCTAGGTATTGGAGTGAGAGGGGTCAGGGGGCGGAGCCCGGGAGGGAGCTCTGCATCGCCTGGCCCCATGTCACGCCATCACAGCATCTCACCCCTACGCTCCTCTTTGTCACCACCTAAAG AATTCCACACCAGCACCCCTGACAACACTTTGGGCTCCAGAGCTGTGTCTCCAGAGAGAGGGGACACGCCTCTCCCTCTCTCACCCCCTCAGCTAGAGCTGGACACTGACGCTCTACGAAGTGGTCTCAAGGATTTCCTCCAGGAGCTTCGTGATACACACAGAGAGCGG GATGACGCCTTGTGCCAGTTGGGGGCTCTGCAGCGTGAGGTGGACCAGCTGAGGGTGGATGGAGATTTGGCGCAGAGCCGCCTCACTCAGCTGCAGAAGACCTTACAAGAATACCAAGAAG GTAAACGAGGCCTGGACGAGCGCCTGACGCACTCTCAGCTTCAGCTCCATCAGCAGGAGGAGGCGGCCAGGAGAGGCGACAGAGACAGGCGGGCCCTCGTCGACCGGGTGAAGGAGCTGGAGCGTATGCTGCAGGCCTGTGAGATGGAGAAGCAACACATACAG GATCAGCTGGACAAGCAGCGAGCCGCAGAGGTGCGTCTGGAGGCCGAGAGAAGGCGCTTGCGGGAGGCGCTGGAGGTGGCCGAAGCACGGGCCACCAGGGTGGATGTGGGCAGGCGGAGTCTGGAGGGGGAGCTGCAGAGACTCAGACTGAGCATGGGGGACCGGGAGGCCGAGAGCCAGGCCTCACACGATCGCCATGACACTCTGCTCAAACAG GTAGCAGACGGAGAATCCCGAGTGTCTCTGCTTCAGCGGGAGGTGGACCGATTGAGTCAGGCTCTCCTGAAAGCCGAAGAAAACGAAGCTCTGCTGCGAGAGAAGACGATCTCCCTCAACCAGACCCTGCAGGAGGTGGCGGCTGCTCATGGCAACACTCAGAGTCGCCTGACTTCTCTGCAGAACACTTTGAGCATGACCGAGCAGGAGAAACAACACCTCCAA GAGAGGATCGACGAGTCGCAGGCGTCGTTAACCGAAGCGAGGCGCAGCATGGCCGCCCTCAACGAGCACATGCACGACCTGCAGAGCGAGCTGCATCACAGTGAGCTGCAACGCGAGGAACTGGCGACCGAGGTCACCAAGACCCAAGAG GCTCTGCGTCAGCGTACGGCCACTCTGGCTGAGGCCCAGCATGGCGCCCAGACATCTCAGATGGAGCGGGCCGCTGTGGAGGAGCGTCTGCGGGCGCTGCAGAGGGCGGTGGCCCTGCTGGAGACGGAGAAGAAAGATGCCGAGAGGCAGGCTGTGAGGCTGGAGAAGGATAAAAATGCCCTGAGGAACACGCTGGATAAG GTGGAGCGTCAGAAGCTAAAGAGTGAAGAGGGCAGCATGCGTCTTTCCGCCGAGAGAAAGCGCTTGGATCGCTCGCTGAACACGGCTGAACAAGAGCTGCAGGAAGCCCAGCAGCAGATACTCATGCTGCAG ACGCAGATGGCTGACATGGAGCAGTCGCACAGTGTGTGTGAGAGTTTCGCCAGGCAGCGTGATGATGCTCAGCAGGAGGCCGAGAGGCTGAGAGCCAGCTTCAGGGACCTGGAGAGGACTCTGGGCTCCAGGGAGCGCACGCACAGGCAGAGGGTCAAAGGTCTGGAGGAGCAG